One genomic window of Arachis hypogaea cultivar Tifrunner chromosome 8, arahy.Tifrunner.gnm2.J5K5, whole genome shotgun sequence includes the following:
- the LOC112706649 gene encoding xanthine dehydrogenase 1 isoform X2: MHVITVEGLGSCKRGLHPVQESMAQAHGSQCGFCTPGFVMSMYALLRSSQTPPSEEQIEECLAGNLCRCTGYRPIVDAFRVFAKTNDLLYTGISSVSPEEAKSICPSTGKPCSCNSNNVNDKCVVGDNRYKATSYDEVDGTKYTEKELIFPPELLLRTATPLSLTGFGGLMWYRPLTLQHLLDLKVKYPDAKLIVGNTEVGIEMRLKRLQYRVLVSVTHVPELNVLNVKDDGLEIGAAVRLSDLLSVLRKVVTERDVHETSSCRALIEQLKWFAGTQIRNAASIGGNICTASPISDLNPLWMAVGAKFRIIDSEGNSRTTLAENFFLGYRKVDLASSEILLSVFLPWNKRFEYVKEFKQSHRRDDDIAIVNAGMRIHLQETSESWVVADASIAYGGVAPCSLSAKKTKDFLIGKVWDQNLLQDALKVLQNDIILKEDAPGGMVEFRKSLTLSFFFKFFLWVSHQLDGVKESIPASHLSAMQPVHRPTITGSQDYEIMKHGTSVGSPEVHLSAKLQVTGEAEYADDIQLPLNGLHAALVLSRKPHARILSIDGSEAMSSPGFVGLFLAKDVPADNKIGPVVYDEELFATDYVTCVGQVIGVVVADTHENAKTAARKVNVKYEDLPAILSIKEAINAGSFHPNTEKCLIKGDVDQCFQSGQCDRIIEGEVHIGGQEHFYLEPHSSLVWTLDGGSEVHMISSTQAPQKHQKYVSHVLGLPMSKVVCKTKRIGGGFGGKETRSAFIAAAASVPSYLLNRPVKLTLDRDVDMMITGQRHSFLGKYKVGFTNEGRVLALDLEIYNNGGNSLDLSLAILERAMFHSDNVYDIPNVRIVGKVCFTNFPSHTAFRGFGGPQGMLITENWIHRIAAELKMSPEEIKEINFQQAGYISHYGQQLEHCTLHQLWNELKLSCDFVKAREQVDLFNSHNRWKKRGIAMVPTKFGISFTTKLMNQAGALVHVYTDGTVLVTHGGVEMGQGLHTKVAQIAASAFNIPLSSVFISETSTDKVPNSSPTAASASSDMYGAAVLDACEQIKARMEPIASRNNFNSFAELAVACYIERIDLSAHGFYITPDIGFDWKMGKGKPFRYFTYGAAFSEVEIDTLTGDFHTRVANIIMDLGFSLNPALDVGQIEGAFIQGLGWLALEELKWGDAAHKWIPPGCLYTCGPGAYKIPSINDVPLKFNVSLLKGHPNVKAIHSSKAVGEPPFFLASAVFFAIKDAIRAARLEVGCGDWFPLDNPATPERIRMACLDDITSSLVNSDFHPKLSV, encoded by the exons ATGCATGTGATTACAGTGGAAGGATTGGGAAGCTGCAAGAGAGGTTTGCATCCTGTCCAG GAATCAATGGCACAAGCTCATGGTTCACAATGTGGATTTTGTACACCTGGTTTTGTTATGTCCATGTATGCATTATTGCGGTCAAGTCAAACCCCGCCTAGTGAAGAGCAAATCGAAGAATGTCTTGCTGGAAATTTATGCCGGTGCACTGGTTACCGACCAATAGTTGATGCATTCCGTGTCTTTGCCAAAACTAATGATTTGTTATATACTGGGATTTCTTCTGTGAGCCCTGAAGAAGCTAAGTCTATATGCCCTTCAACTGGAAAGCCCTGCTCATGCAATTCAAACAATGTGAATGATAAATGTGTAGTGGGTGATAATAGATATAAAGCTACTTCCTATGATGAAGTAGATGGGACCAAATATACAGAAAAGGAACTTATTTTTCCACCTGAGCTCCTGTTAAGGACAGCAACCCCTTTGAGTTTGACTGGATTTGGTGGGTTAATGTGGTATAGGCCTTTAACACTTCAACATTTATTGGATTTAAAAGTCAAATATCCTGATGCTAAGTTGATAGTTGGTAATACTGAGGTAGGAATTGAGATGAGACTGAAGAGACTACAGTATCGGGTTCTGGTGTCTGTAACACATGTGCCAGAACTAAATGTTTTGAATGTAAAGGATGATGGGTTAGAGATAGGTGCTGCAGTAAGGCTATCTGATCTCTTGAGTGTTTTAAGAAAGGTTGTAACTGAGCGAGATGTTCATGAAACATCATCTTGTAGGGCCTTAATTGAGCAACTGAAATGGTTTGCTGGAACACAAATAAGAAATGCTGCATCAATTGGGGGCAACATATGTACCGCGAGTCCAATATCAGACTTAAATCCTCTCTGGATGGCAGTTGGAGCAAAGTTTCGAATTATTGATTCCGAAGGAAACAGCAGGACAACATTGGCTGAAAATTTCTTCTTGGGATATCGTAAGGTGGATTTGGCAAGCAGTGAAATCTTGCTGTCAGTATTCCTACCGTGGAATAAGAGATTCGAATATGTGAAGGAATTTAAACAGTCTCATAGAAGGGATGATGATATTGCAATTGTAAATGCGGGTATGCGCATTCATCTACAAGAAACTAGCGAAAGCTGGGTGGTTGCTGATGCATCAATTGCTTATGGTGGGGTGGCGCCATGTTCACTTTCTGCTAAAAAAACTAAGGACTTTCTCATTGGGAAGGTTTGGGATCAAAATCTATTACAAGATGCATTGAAAGTCCTACAAAATGATATAATACTAAAAGAGGATGCTCCTGGCGGAATGGTTGAGTTCCGGAAATCTTTGACTCTaagtttcttttttaaattttttctatgGGTGTCTCATCAACTGGATGGTGTGAAAGAGTCGATACCGGCATCTCATCTGTCTGCCATGCAGCCAGTCCACCGCCCAACAATTACAGGATCTCAGGACTATGAAATCATGAAACATGGGACATCCGTGGGTTCTCCTGAGGTTCATCTATCTGCAAAACTTCAG GTTACAGGAGAAGCAGAATATGCTGACGACATACAATTGCCTCTGAATGGATTGCATGCAGCCTTAGTTTTGAGTAGAAAACCCCATGCCCGGATACTTTCAATTGATGGTTCAGAGGCCATGTCTTCACCTGGATTTGTGGGTTTGTTTCTGGCCAAAGATGTACCAGCTGATAATAAAATTGGGCCTGTTGTTTATGATGAGGAGCTTTTTGCCACAGATTATGTAACCTGTGTGGGTCAG GTTATTGGAGTAGTGGTGGCCGATacacatgaaaatgcaaagacaGCAGCAAGAAAAGTTAATGTCAAGTATGAAGATCTACCAGCCATCCTGTCAATAAAAGAGGCCATCAATGCTGGAAGTTTTCACCCCAATACAGAGAAGTGTTTGATTAAAGGTGATGTAGATCAATGTTTTCAGTCAGGTCAGTGTGACAGAATAATTGAAGGGGAAGTTCACATTGGAGGTCAGGAACACTTCTATCTTGAGCCACATAGCAGTTTGGTGTGGACATTGGATGGTGGAAGTGAAGTTCATATGATATCATCTACTCAG GCCCCTCAGAAGCACCAGAAATATGTTTCTCATGTTCTTGGTCTCCCCATGTCAAAGGTAGTGTGCAAAACAAAGCGAATTGGTGGTGGATTTGGGGGGAAGGAGACAAGGTCAGCCTTTATTGCTGCTGCAGCTTCAGTTCCATCATATCTGTTAAATCGGCCTGTGAAGCTCACACTTGACCGAGATGTTGACATGATGATAACTGGGCAACGCCATAGTTTTCTTGGGAAGTACAAG GTCGGATTTACAAATGAAGGGAGGGTACTCGCATTGGATCTTGAAATTTATAACAATGGCGGAAATTCACTGGATCTGTCACTTGCTATCCTTGAACGTGCTATGTTTCATTCAGATAATGTGTATGATATACCAAATGTGAGGATAGTTGGAAAGGTCTGCTTCACTAATTTCCCTAGTCACACTGCTTTCCGTGGATTCGGTGGTCCGCAAGGCATGCTTATCACTGAAAACTGGATTCATAGGATTGCTGCTGAACTCAAGATGAGCCCAGAAGAGATAAAG GAAATTAATTTTCAGCAAGCAGGATATATTTCGCATTATGGCCAGCAACTTGAGCACTGCACACTACACCAGCTGTGGAATGAACTCAAGTTATCCTGTGACTTTGTGAAGGCACGTGAACAAGTTGACTTATTCAACAGTCATAACCGCTGGAAGAAGCGTGGCATTGCTATGGTTCCAACAAAGTTTGGTATATCCTTTACAACAAAGCTTATGAACCAG GCAGGTGCTCTGGTTCATGTTTATACAGATGGAACTGTTTTAGTTACCCATGGGGGTGTAGAAATGGGGCAAGGTTTGCATACAAAAGTTGCTCAGATCGCTGCATCAGCTTTCAACATCCCCCTAAGTTCTGTCTTTATATCAGAGACAAGTACTGACAAG GTTCCTAATTCTTCTCCAACAGCAGCTTCTGCGAGTTCTGATATGTATGGAGCAGCGGTTTTAGATGCATGTGAGCAGATAAAGGCACGCATGGAACCTATTGCTTCACGGAACAACTTCAACTCATTTGCTGAG CTAGCTGTTGCGTGCTATATAGAGCGAATAGACCTTTCTGCCCATGGATTTTATATTACGCCTGATATTGGCTTTGATTGGAAGATGGGTAAAGGAAAACCTTTTAGGTATTTCACTTATGGGGCTGCATTTTCTGAGGTGGAAATTGACACCTTGACTGGAGATTTTCACACTAGAGTGGCAAACATAATTATGGATCTAGGTTTCTCTCTGAACCCAGCACTAGATGTTGGTCAG ATTGAAGGAGCTTTTATTCAAGGTTTGGGTTGGTTAGCTTTAGAAGAACTCAAATGGGGAGATGCAGCACATAAATGGATTCCCCCTGGTTGCCTTTACACATGTGGACCTGGAGCTTACAAAATTCCTTCTATCAATGATGTTCCTCTGAAATTCAATGTCTCACTTCTAAAG GGTCATCCAAATGTTAAGGCCATCCACTCATCTAAAGCCGTTGGCGAGCCGCCGTTTTTCCTAGCATCGGCAGTGTTCTTCGCCATCAAGGACGCCATCAGAGCTGCAAGACTTGAAGTGGGATGCGGTGATTGGTTTCCTCTTGATAATCCAGCAACTCCCGAGAGAATTCGAATGGCTTGTTTAGATGACATTACATCCTCACTTGTTAACTCAGATTTCCATCCTAAACTTAGTGTTTGA